From a region of the Burkholderia sp. PAMC 26561 genome:
- a CDS encoding DUF3597 domain-containing protein — MSIFGTILSKIFPSSHPAVAAPAPVAAPDTAAAAASAPSAEIAAAPPVDVEAVLTDLQSRSSEKLNWQTSIVDLMKLLGLDSSLAARKELAGELHYSGDTNDSASMNIWLHKAVMAQLAANGGKVPDSLKN; from the coding sequence ATGAGCATCTTCGGAACGATCCTGAGCAAGATTTTCCCTTCGAGCCACCCGGCCGTCGCAGCGCCTGCGCCAGTCGCAGCACCTGACACGGCGGCTGCAGCCGCGAGCGCGCCGTCGGCCGAAATCGCTGCGGCGCCGCCGGTCGACGTCGAAGCAGTATTGACCGACCTGCAATCCAGATCATCGGAAAAACTTAACTGGCAGACATCGATTGTCGATCTGATGAAACTGTTGGGTCTGGACAGCAGCCTTGCCGCTCGCAAGGAGCTTGCGGGTGAACTGCATTATTCGGGCGATACGAATGATTCGGCATCCATGAACATCTGGTTGCACAAGGCGGTCATGGCGCAACTTGCGGCCAATGGCGGCAAAGTCCCGGATAGTTTGAAGAACTGA
- a CDS encoding lipocalin-like domain-containing protein: MRLFKHLQALTLCLCAIGTTPSMAAEFATVTPGHQLTFPQDTGAHPAFRTEWWYATGWLDQPDGKPLGFQITFFRSATGHDPADPSAFAPSQLIIAHAALSDPSIGRLAHDQKIARQGFGLAYAKTGNTEVKLDAWQLDRAADGHYAVTVKASNFTLNLTLTPTAGPLLQGDNGYSRKGPLPAQASYYYSEPQLRVSGKVTRTSAQNGKAALDTTVTGSAWLDHEWSSTVLSADAVGWDWLGANLTDGSALMAFKVRSHDGSAVWAHATLRDPQGNAKSFDGDQIDFMPLRTWRSPRTGTSYPVSERVRTGDATWQLDPLMDDQELDSSQSTGAVYWEGAVTVSRDNKKVGHGYLELTGYIKALKMEK; encoded by the coding sequence ATGCGTCTCTTCAAGCACCTCCAGGCCTTGACGTTATGCCTATGCGCTATTGGAACCACGCCTTCGATGGCCGCCGAGTTCGCAACTGTCACGCCGGGTCATCAGCTAACGTTTCCGCAAGACACGGGCGCGCATCCGGCCTTTCGTACCGAGTGGTGGTACGCAACCGGCTGGCTGGATCAACCCGACGGCAAGCCGCTCGGGTTTCAGATCACGTTCTTTCGCTCGGCGACCGGACACGATCCCGCCGATCCCAGTGCCTTCGCGCCATCGCAATTGATCATCGCGCACGCAGCGCTCAGCGATCCATCCATCGGACGGCTCGCGCACGATCAAAAGATCGCCCGGCAAGGCTTCGGTCTGGCCTATGCGAAGACCGGCAACACCGAGGTCAAGCTCGACGCATGGCAACTCGATCGTGCCGCCGATGGCCATTACGCCGTAACGGTCAAGGCCAGCAATTTCACGCTGAACCTCACACTGACGCCAACGGCCGGGCCACTATTGCAGGGTGACAACGGCTACTCGCGCAAAGGCCCTTTACCCGCGCAAGCGAGCTACTACTACAGCGAACCGCAACTACGCGTAAGCGGCAAGGTCACGCGGACTTCGGCACAGAACGGCAAAGCCGCCCTCGATACGACCGTCACCGGTTCGGCGTGGCTCGATCACGAATGGTCCAGTACCGTACTCAGCGCCGACGCGGTCGGCTGGGACTGGCTCGGTGCGAACCTGACCGATGGATCAGCGTTGATGGCGTTCAAGGTTCGCAGCCATGACGGCAGCGCGGTCTGGGCACACGCGACGCTACGAGACCCGCAAGGCAACGCGAAATCTTTCGATGGCGATCAGATCGACTTCATGCCGTTGCGCACATGGCGCTCGCCACGTACGGGGACGTCGTATCCCGTGTCGGAGAGGGTAAGAACCGGCGACGCAACATGGCAACTCGACCCGCTGATGGATGATCAGGAACTTGATTCCAGTCAGTCCACGGGGGCGGTATATTGGGAAGGCGCGGTAACGGTGAGCCGTGACAACAAGAAAGTCGGGCACGGGTATCTTGAGCTGACCGGCTATATCAAGGCGCTGAAAATGGAGAAGTAG
- a CDS encoding FtsX-like permease family protein, with protein MNDRAAPPVERIAGSRLLARWLLGAEWRSHPARAIVAIATIALGVALGYAVQLINSAAFNEFSAAAKSLSGEADLQVRGAQPTFDESWYPRLAREPGVALASPVLDIDVTVPGETAALKVLGIDVFRASHITPELIGVPSAQTPLDSLSADAIFLSPSAQTWLKAPPRADVALRSGTSTVEFRVAGGIVRTRPGQRIAVMDIAAAQWRFGLEGKLSRVDLQLERGVDRETFKRQLQAQLGNQLVVAETRDDENRTDRLSRAYRINMNVLALVALFTGAFLVFSTQALAVVRRRSQFAMLRVLGVTRAQLLRQILMEGALLGVIGSLLGLVLGYALSDVALRFFGSDLGGGYFPGVQPHVGFEPVATTIFLALGIAVSVLGSLVPALEAARARPAAALKAGSEEGALARLATPWPAVGCLVAALILTLLPPFFDVPILGYLAVALLLIGGIALMPRCTAIVFTTLSRWRARHHTNAATTLALARLANAPGQASIAMGGVLSSFALIVAMAIMVASFRVSVDEWLTHLLSADLYVRVTPNGDTGSLAPAEQATLAAVPGIKTAAFTRTSHLTLDPARPAIALLAREIDANDPGATLQMTGPVLPMSSVHQGETPIWVSEAMVDLYGYRTGERVRLSVGAHESSFVVAGVWRDYVRQTGAIQLRLADYRRLTGDTGATDVAVSVQRGTNVDDVIARLRKLPFGPAMEFAQPGEIRAKTLTIFDRSFAVTYLLEAVAIVIGLFGVAATFSAQTLARAREFGMLRHVGVTRRQVLAILAAEGGMLTALGTAVGFILGWAISLILVFVVNPQSFHWSMSMHIPWSVLGTVAAVMLVSSCATAVIAGRKAISLDAVRAVKEDW; from the coding sequence ATGAATGACCGCGCAGCGCCGCCCGTCGAGCGCATTGCGGGAAGCCGGCTGCTTGCGCGCTGGCTGCTGGGCGCCGAGTGGCGCAGCCATCCTGCACGCGCAATCGTGGCCATCGCGACCATTGCGCTTGGCGTGGCGCTCGGGTACGCGGTCCAGTTGATCAACAGCGCGGCGTTCAACGAGTTCTCGGCGGCGGCCAAAAGTCTCTCGGGCGAAGCGGATCTGCAAGTGCGCGGGGCGCAACCCACCTTCGATGAATCCTGGTACCCGCGTCTCGCACGCGAACCCGGCGTGGCGCTGGCGAGTCCGGTTCTCGATATCGACGTAACGGTGCCCGGCGAAACGGCTGCGCTGAAAGTGCTTGGCATCGACGTGTTCCGGGCAAGCCACATCACACCTGAGCTGATCGGTGTGCCGTCGGCGCAGACCCCGCTCGACTCCCTTTCAGCCGATGCCATCTTCCTCTCGCCCTCGGCGCAAACGTGGCTCAAGGCGCCGCCGCGCGCCGATGTCGCGCTGCGTAGCGGCACATCGACGGTTGAGTTTCGCGTGGCGGGCGGTATCGTCAGGACGCGGCCGGGGCAGCGCATCGCGGTCATGGATATCGCCGCCGCACAGTGGCGCTTTGGTCTGGAAGGAAAATTGTCGCGCGTCGATCTTCAGCTCGAACGCGGCGTGGATCGCGAAACCTTCAAACGGCAGCTTCAGGCGCAGCTTGGCAATCAGCTCGTCGTGGCCGAAACCCGTGACGATGAAAACCGTACCGATCGGCTTTCGCGTGCTTATCGGATCAACATGAATGTGCTTGCGCTGGTCGCGCTTTTCACCGGCGCGTTCCTGGTGTTTTCGACGCAGGCGCTGGCCGTGGTGCGCCGCCGGTCGCAATTCGCGATGCTGCGTGTGTTGGGCGTGACACGCGCGCAATTACTGCGGCAGATCCTGATGGAAGGCGCGTTGCTCGGGGTGATCGGATCGCTGCTCGGGCTCGTGCTGGGGTACGCGTTATCGGATGTTGCGCTGCGGTTTTTTGGCAGCGATCTGGGCGGCGGCTATTTCCCGGGTGTGCAGCCGCATGTCGGTTTCGAACCGGTTGCGACGACCATTTTCCTGGCGTTGGGAATAGCAGTATCGGTGCTGGGCAGCCTCGTGCCAGCGCTCGAAGCAGCGCGTGCACGGCCGGCTGCGGCGCTCAAGGCCGGTAGCGAGGAAGGCGCGCTCGCAAGACTTGCAACGCCCTGGCCTGCCGTCGGATGTCTGGTCGCCGCGCTGATCCTGACACTATTGCCGCCATTCTTCGATGTCCCCATTCTTGGTTATCTCGCCGTCGCGCTGCTGCTGATCGGCGGCATTGCGCTGATGCCGCGATGCACGGCGATCGTCTTCACCACCCTCAGCCGATGGCGCGCCAGACACCACACGAACGCCGCCACGACACTCGCGCTCGCCCGGCTCGCCAATGCGCCGGGACAGGCATCCATTGCGATGGGCGGCGTCTTGTCCAGCTTTGCGCTCATCGTCGCCATGGCGATCATGGTGGCGAGTTTCCGCGTGTCCGTGGATGAATGGCTCACGCATCTTTTATCCGCCGATCTCTATGTGCGCGTCACGCCGAACGGCGACACGGGAAGTCTCGCGCCTGCCGAACAGGCGACGCTTGCCGCCGTGCCGGGCATCAAAACCGCCGCGTTCACGCGCACCTCGCACCTCACGCTCGATCCGGCGCGTCCGGCCATTGCGTTGCTGGCGCGCGAGATCGATGCCAACGATCCCGGCGCCACGCTGCAGATGACCGGACCCGTGCTGCCGATGTCATCCGTGCATCAAGGCGAGACGCCTATATGGGTATCGGAGGCGATGGTCGATCTCTATGGGTATCGAACGGGCGAGCGCGTGCGGTTGTCGGTCGGAGCGCATGAATCGAGCTTCGTGGTCGCCGGCGTGTGGCGCGACTATGTCCGGCAAACCGGCGCAATCCAGTTGCGGCTTGCGGACTACCGCAGGCTTACGGGCGACACGGGTGCAACCGATGTAGCCGTCAGCGTGCAGCGCGGAACCAACGTGGACGACGTGATTGCAAGACTGCGCAAACTCCCTTTCGGCCCCGCGATGGAATTCGCCCAGCCCGGCGAGATCCGCGCGAAGACACTGACGATTTTCGATCGCAGTTTCGCGGTCACTTATCTGCTCGAAGCGGTGGCGATCGTGATTGGCCTGTTTGGCGTCGCCGCGACCTTTTCGGCGCAGACGCTCGCACGTGCGCGCGAATTCGGCATGTTGCGACACGTCGGCGTCACGCGCCGCCAGGTCCTCGCAATACTCGCTGCCGAAGGCGGCATGCTGACGGCGCTGGGTACTGCCGTGGGGTTCATTCTCGGCTGGGCGATCAGCCTGATCCTCGTGTTTGTCGTCAATCCGCAGTCGTTTCACTGGAGCATGTCGATGCACATTCCCTGGTCCGTGCTCGGCACGGTCGCGGCGGTGATGCTGGTTTCATCGTGCGCGACGGCCGTGATCGCAGGCCGCAAGGCGATCTCGCTCGATGCCGTCCGCGCCGTCAAGGAGGACTGGTAA
- a CDS encoding ABC transporter ATP-binding protein, which translates to MTISNNDAPPALECRGLSKAYGTGRIVLANLDFSLDPGEFVAVMGDSGVGKSTLLNLIAGLDSADSGEVLIDGTPISQLDDDAATRLRRQKLGFVFQAFHVLPHLTLAQNVALPLLLNNTPPKRALDVLAAVGLGGRGNDFPRQLSGGELQRVAIARALVHRPSLILADEPTGNLDPDTAHEVLDLLRAEIKSTGAAAIMVTHSTAAAASADRILILSDGGLHGAKQAERFARTANE; encoded by the coding sequence ATGACCATCAGCAATAATGACGCGCCGCCCGCACTCGAATGCCGCGGTTTGAGCAAGGCTTACGGCACCGGCAGGATCGTGCTGGCCAACCTGGATTTTTCGCTTGATCCCGGCGAGTTCGTGGCCGTCATGGGCGACTCGGGCGTGGGCAAATCGACATTGCTCAACCTGATCGCCGGCCTCGACTCGGCCGACAGCGGCGAAGTGCTGATCGACGGCACACCGATCTCCCAACTCGACGACGATGCCGCCACGCGCCTGCGTCGACAAAAACTCGGCTTCGTCTTCCAGGCGTTTCACGTACTGCCGCACCTCACGCTGGCGCAAAACGTCGCACTGCCGCTGCTCCTGAACAACACGCCGCCCAAGCGCGCGCTGGACGTGCTGGCCGCGGTCGGGCTCGGCGGCCGTGGCAACGATTTTCCGCGGCAACTTTCAGGCGGTGAACTGCAGCGTGTTGCGATAGCGCGGGCGCTCGTGCATCGTCCAAGCCTGATTCTCGCCGATGAACCCACCGGCAACCTCGACCCCGACACCGCGCACGAAGTCCTCGACTTGCTGCGCGCCGAAATCAAGTCGACCGGCGCGGCCGCGATCATGGTGACGCATTCAACGGCAGCGGCGGCCAGCGCCGACCGAATACTCATTCTGAGCGATGGCGGCCTGCATGGCGCAAAACAGGCGGAGCGCTTCGCGCGCACGGCCAATGAATGA
- a CDS encoding DUF3253 domain-containing protein, whose product MNIDDTTIERCMMKLLSERREESSICPSDVARALASDETVWRALMPAVRKVAAGLAEAGVVRITRGETTLSPDEIDHGPIRLRRGRGFVAN is encoded by the coding sequence ATGAATATCGACGATACGACCATCGAACGCTGCATGATGAAGCTGCTATCCGAGCGCCGCGAGGAGTCGTCCATTTGCCCCTCGGACGTCGCGCGTGCTCTCGCCTCCGATGAAACCGTCTGGCGCGCATTGATGCCTGCTGTGCGCAAGGTTGCTGCAGGGCTCGCCGAGGCGGGCGTCGTGCGCATCACGCGGGGCGAGACCACGCTTTCGCCCGATGAGATCGATCACGGTCCCATCAGGCTGCGTCGCGGGCGTGGGTTCGTAGCGAACTGA
- a CDS encoding class I SAM-dependent methyltransferase, producing the protein MSTGTDGVHHAAAEGYASLANTYTRGRPDYPPEVAVWLRDQLGLEAGKTVVDLGAGTGKFTPRLIETGAHVIAVEPVAGMLEKLAASFPQVDARPGTADAIPLPDASVDAIVCAQSFHWFATHTALVEIHRVLKPGGTLGLIWNLRDARVPWVARLDAIVNRVEGDTPRYYTGAWRAAFPFEGLGPIDEHHFKQGHTGSLEDVIINRVRSTSFIAALGADERTAIDREVSALIASEPELAGKDVVTVPYETAAFSVQKLG; encoded by the coding sequence ATGAGCACAGGAACTGACGGCGTACACCACGCTGCGGCGGAAGGCTATGCAAGCCTGGCGAACACATACACACGCGGGCGGCCGGACTATCCGCCCGAGGTCGCGGTCTGGTTGCGCGATCAGCTTGGACTCGAAGCCGGCAAGACGGTGGTCGATCTGGGCGCGGGCACGGGCAAATTCACGCCGCGCCTGATCGAGACCGGTGCGCATGTCATCGCGGTCGAACCGGTTGCGGGCATGCTCGAAAAGCTGGCTGCAAGCTTCCCCCAGGTCGATGCTCGCCCGGGCACGGCCGATGCGATCCCGTTACCCGATGCATCCGTCGACGCCATCGTCTGCGCGCAGTCGTTTCACTGGTTCGCAACGCACACGGCGCTGGTCGAGATTCATCGTGTGTTGAAGCCGGGCGGCACACTCGGCTTGATCTGGAATCTGCGCGATGCGCGCGTTCCCTGGGTCGCAAGACTCGATGCGATTGTCAATCGCGTGGAAGGCGACACGCCGCGCTACTACACCGGCGCGTGGCGCGCGGCGTTTCCGTTCGAAGGACTCGGTCCCATCGATGAACATCATTTCAAGCAAGGCCATACCGGTTCGCTTGAGGACGTGATCATCAACCGTGTGCGCTCGACGAGTTTTATTGCCGCGTTGGGAGCGGATGAACGGACGGCGATCGATCGCGAGGTCAGTGCGTTGATTGCATCGGAACCCGAGCTTGCCGGCAAGGACGTTGTCACGGTTCCTTATGAAACGGCTGCGTTTTCGGTGCAGAAACTCGGCTGA
- a CDS encoding sensor histidine kinase: MTPERHRTEAEPYFRAHPGKTHGSGLGLTIAKAIAMAHGGTLVLRNRPTRGLGAVLTLPRA, encoded by the coding sequence CTGACGCCCGAGCGTCACCGTACCGAAGCGGAACCTTATTTCAGGGCACATCCGGGAAAAACGCACGGCTCGGGACTGGGGCTGACCATCGCAAAAGCCATTGCGATGGCACACGGTGGAACACTCGTCTTACGCAACCGGCCGACGCGCGGACTGGGCGCCGTGTTGACCTTGCCGCGCGCTTGA
- a CDS encoding porin, whose product MKFTSVPYAGLKFGALYGFSNEAGGFDDNRLYSAGASYETGPFTIAAGYLQADNPGVNNTDGAITLTDRTFIASLQRTYGAGLNYALGAGRVGFVWTRTQLGGLATINGANSLGLKQNRQGAGFNNFEFNASYLVTPSVALNGAYTYTKGVMSIATGEHEPAWQDVSVQADYSLSKRTDVYVQATYQHLSSDASGLTADVSGQSPSTKNEQVVTAVGLRHRF is encoded by the coding sequence GTGAAATTCACCAGCGTCCCCTATGCGGGCCTGAAGTTCGGCGCGCTGTACGGATTCTCGAACGAGGCAGGCGGCTTCGATGACAACCGCCTCTACAGCGCCGGCGCATCGTATGAAACCGGGCCGTTCACGATCGCCGCGGGTTACCTGCAGGCGGACAATCCGGGCGTAAACAACACCGATGGCGCGATCACGCTGACCGACCGTACGTTCATCGCTTCATTGCAGCGTACTTATGGCGCCGGTCTCAACTATGCGCTCGGCGCGGGCCGGGTCGGCTTCGTCTGGACGCGCACTCAGCTCGGTGGTCTTGCAACCATCAATGGTGCGAACAGTCTTGGCCTCAAGCAGAACCGGCAAGGCGCGGGTTTCAACAACTTCGAATTCAATGCCAGCTATCTTGTGACGCCGTCGGTGGCGCTTAATGGCGCATACACCTATACGAAAGGCGTGATGTCGATCGCGACGGGCGAACATGAACCGGCGTGGCAGGATGTGTCAGTGCAGGCGGATTACTCCCTCTCCAAGCGCACCGATGTGTACGTTCAGGCTACCTATCAGCACCTAAGCAGCGATGCCTCGGGACTGACTGCCGACGTCAGCGGGCAATCTCCATCGACGAAAAACGAGCAGGTCGTGACCGCGGTGGGATTGAGGCACCGGTTCTGA
- a CDS encoding porin, producing the protein MKKSLMALGVFGTFAGAANAQSSVTLYGLIDAGLTYTNNQGGSKNIQATSGQVNGSRWGLRGAEDLGGGLKAIFVLENGFSIDSGKFGQNGAEFGRQAYVGLSSDQAGAVTLGRQYDSVVDYLGPLALTGTSFGGTQAAHPFDNDNLDNSFRINNSVKYQSVNYGGLKFGGLYGFSNAADGFSDNRAYSFGTSYNYGPLNVAASYMQLNNAGSTLNASGAVTSDATFAAARQRTYGAGVSYAFGAANVGFVFSQTHLDGATGIGASASGTTNGLTLADGSARFTNYEVNGRYNLSPAWTLSGAYTFTDAKLDGVSPKYNQVTLQTAYALSKRTDVYLQGVYQHVSGTGDSGLTADINGLSASSTNSQVAGTIGLRHRF; encoded by the coding sequence ATGAAGAAATCCCTTATGGCTCTTGGTGTGTTTGGTACCTTCGCCGGAGCAGCTAATGCACAGAGCAGCGTGACGCTATACGGCCTGATCGATGCAGGGCTCACGTACACCAACAACCAGGGCGGCAGCAAAAACATCCAGGCAACGAGTGGCCAGGTGAACGGCAGCCGCTGGGGACTGCGCGGCGCGGAAGACCTGGGTGGCGGATTGAAAGCCATCTTTGTGCTGGAAAACGGCTTCAGCATCGATAGCGGCAAGTTCGGCCAGAACGGCGCAGAGTTCGGCCGCCAGGCCTACGTTGGTTTGTCGAGCGATCAGGCAGGCGCCGTGACGCTGGGACGTCAATACGATTCAGTGGTCGACTATCTTGGACCGCTTGCATTGACCGGTACGTCATTCGGCGGCACCCAGGCCGCGCATCCGTTCGATAACGACAACCTCGACAACTCGTTCCGAATCAACAACTCGGTCAAATACCAAAGCGTCAATTACGGAGGCCTGAAGTTCGGCGGCCTCTATGGTTTCTCGAACGCAGCGGACGGCTTCTCCGATAACCGCGCATACAGCTTCGGCACGTCATATAACTACGGGCCTTTGAATGTTGCCGCAAGCTATATGCAATTGAACAACGCAGGCTCGACGCTCAACGCGTCGGGCGCTGTGACGAGTGACGCCACGTTCGCAGCAGCGCGTCAGCGCACTTACGGCGCAGGCGTGAGCTACGCGTTCGGCGCCGCAAATGTGGGCTTTGTGTTTTCGCAAACGCATCTGGACGGCGCGACGGGCATCGGCGCATCGGCATCGGGTACGACGAACGGCTTGACGCTGGCAGACGGCAGCGCGCGCTTTACCAACTACGAGGTGAACGGTCGCTACAACCTGTCGCCCGCGTGGACGCTCTCAGGCGCCTATACATTCACCGATGCAAAGCTCGATGGCGTCAGCCCGAAATACAACCAGGTGACGCTGCAGACGGCGTATGCGCTCTCCAAGCGCACGGACGTCTATTTGCAGGGCGTGTATCAGCACGTGAGCGGTACGGGTGATTCGGGCCTGACGGCGGATATCAACGGGCTCAGCGCGTCATCGACCAATAGCCAGGTCGCGGGAACGATTGGCTTGCGTCATCGGTTCTAA